In one Solanum lycopersicum chromosome 11, SLM_r2.1 genomic region, the following are encoded:
- the LOC104644544 gene encoding uncharacterized protein, translating into MGDNNEEINMNDVVVAQPAAADKNELIMQLMQQIAEMRVEMQRMQDGSNPVSSFNPPRDGRPPLHFPPSNAEQVQNILSNPAQNPPAIDSTTPNPHVVSSTTSSSQYQSNPSAPSKPKYEQCSNLPHLQNQNTNPQTFPQNYQATQNTQNPSIVPPIPQKTTLQIPTSNEPYADWLDRYKEQEREWRSKEEVFKVNMKEEIRKAMKELHYISEVDGLSYKDLCIHPNLDLPEGFKVPKFVTFNGTGNPLAHLRVYCDQLVGVGKNESLLMRLFGRSLSGEALEWLTSQELKQWKSWNALAKDFTERFGHNVEDSPDRYYLEKIKQKSTENYREYAFRWRKEAARVQPPMSEREITEMFIRTQEPEYYERMLCMMGQKFVEIVKVGEALEDGFKTGKLTRFTALRSNGKSARITDTDKSKGKVEEVSVVTATHMRPAYQRKYQNHNTDQEKFPRPKFRKAPKVFTPLRESQTQLYERLKAMGMLYPIEGRPANPLGKFYRADHRCAYHSGAVGHDTENCSTLKHKIQNMINNNLINIEETT; encoded by the coding sequence ATGGGGGATAACAATGAGGAGATTAACATGAATGATGTTGTCGTGGCTCAACCCGCTGCcgctgataaaaatgaattgattatgcaGTTGATGCAACAGATTGCCGAAATGAGGGTCGAAATGCAAAGAATGCAAGATGGGTCTAATCCAGTTTCATCCTTCAATCCTCCAAGAGATGGAAGACCTCCACTCCACTTTCCTCCCTCAAACGCGGAACAAGTTCAGAACATTCTCTCTAACCCCGCTCAAAATCCTCCAGCCATTGACTCAACTACCCCCAATCCCCACGTCGTGTCAAGCACCACATCATCCTCACAATACCAATCAAATCCTTCAGCTccctcaaaaccaaaatacGAACAATGCTCAAACCTTCCCcatcttcaaaaccaaaatactaaTCCTCAAACTTTCCCCCAAAATTATCAAGCCactcaaaatacccaaaatcCCTCCATTGTTCCACCCATACCTCAAAAGACTACTCTCCAAattccaacttcaaatgaaccTTATGCCGACTGGCTTGATCGCTATAAGGAACAGGAGAGAGAGTGGAGGTCAAAAGAGGAGGTATTCAAGGTGAACATGAAAGAGGAGATCAGGAAAGCCATGAAGGAGTTGCACTATATTTCCGAAGTCGATGGATTGAGCTATAAGGATTTATGCATCCATCCGAATCTCGACCTCCCAGAAGGGTTCAAAGTGCCAAAGTTTGTCACTTTTAACGGAACAGGAAATCCTCTAGCACATCTGAGAGTTTATTGTGAtcaactcgtgggagttggcaaaaATGAATCATTATTGATGCGTCTCTTCGGCCGAAGTCTAAGTGGAGAAGCTCTGGAGTGGCTTACATCACAGGAGCTGAAACAATGGAAAAGTTGGAATGCACTCGCAAAGGATTTCACGGAAAGATTTGGACATAACGTAGAAGATTCTCCAGATCGCTACTACTTGGAGAAGATCAAACAGAAATCTACAGAAAATTATCGAGAGTATGCTTTTCGTTGGAGAAAAGAGGCCGCAAGAGTTCAACCTCCAATGTCCGAACGTGAGATCACTGAAATGTTCATTCGTACTCAAGAGCCTGAGtactatgaaagaatgttgtgtatGATGGGACAAAAGTTTGTCGAGATTGTCAAAGTGGGAGAAGCTTTGGAAGATGGTTTCAAGACTGGAAAGCTCACGAGATTTACCGCATTGCGATCTAATGGAAAATCTGCCAGAATTACTGATAcggataaatcaaaaggaaaagtgGAGGAGGTAAGTGTGGTCACGGCTACTCATATGAGGCCAGCTtatcaaagaaaatatcaaaaccatAATACCGATCAGGAAAAATTTCCTCGCCCAAAATTCAGAAAGGCTCCTAAAGTATTTACACCATTAAGGGaatctcaaactcaactttatgaaaggttgaagGCAATGGGTATGCTCTATCCTATAGAAGGAAGACCAGCCAATCCTTTGGGGAAATTTTACAGAGCTGACCACAGGtgtgcttatcattcaggaGCCGTTGGACACGACACAGAGAATTGTTCAACTCTGAAGCACAAGATACAAAACATGATCAACAACAACTTGATCAATATCGAGGAAACCACCTGA